In Desulfomonile tiedjei DSM 6799, a genomic segment contains:
- a CDS encoding DUF5677 domain-containing protein, whose product MGFDKEEKYDWNWFRSSINQTARTIEPQIKQLLDFVSEVDLIVQQVVDRPTSYASERPQDYVVSILVVRSFRLFVSSMILSLSGYADVVPNLKRSVMEIGLMLLNMSSNPVAVALGYMLHSVQEEIISMETELGRLNTKGGNALNLPRNLEEWKNFHSLLGDLAKDRGLIAEEIQRNFARTSVRSLCREHASEEYYLVNYKADSLFTHGLHACLGGLVEDNPDQRTFMLGPAINHADAAVMDSIAQMTANLALAGDILEDEGVAQNAMSLCRRVENLITKSWSRMPE is encoded by the coding sequence ATGGGCTTCGACAAAGAGGAAAAATATGATTGGAATTGGTTTAGGTCGAGCATAAACCAGACAGCCAGGACCATCGAGCCGCAGATCAAACAACTACTAGACTTTGTTTCGGAAGTTGATCTAATAGTTCAGCAAGTCGTTGATCGTCCCACAAGCTATGCCTCCGAGCGACCTCAAGATTACGTAGTGTCAATTCTGGTCGTCAGGTCTTTTCGCCTCTTTGTGTCAAGTATGATTTTGAGCCTTTCTGGTTACGCTGACGTTGTCCCGAATTTGAAGAGATCTGTGATGGAAATAGGACTGATGCTCTTGAACATGAGCTCTAATCCAGTGGCAGTAGCTTTAGGATACATGCTTCATAGCGTCCAAGAGGAAATAATTTCAATGGAGACGGAACTAGGACGACTGAATACAAAAGGGGGCAACGCCTTGAATCTGCCGAGAAATCTGGAAGAATGGAAAAACTTTCATTCTCTTCTGGGAGATTTGGCGAAGGACAGAGGACTAATTGCCGAAGAGATCCAGCGAAATTTTGCAAGAACCAGCGTCCGCAGCCTCTGTAGAGAGCACGCCAGTGAAGAATATTATCTAGTAAACTACAAAGCTGATTCTCTTTTCACGCATGGTCTTCATGCATGTTTGGGCGGTCTTGTGGAGGACAATCCAGATCAACGGACATTTATGCTTGGCCCAGCCATTAATCACGCTGATGCTGCAGTAATGGACTCCATTGCCCAGATGACTGCCAATTTAGCATTGGCAGGAGATATTCTTGAGGATGAGGGTGTTGCCCAAAATGCAATGTCGTTGTGCAGGAGAGTTGAGAATCTCATAACAAAGAGCTGGTCAAGAATGCCAGAATAG
- a CDS encoding tyrosine-type recombinase/integrase, with translation MFYDKKGSRPLELETFKNVWPRACDALGLKEPWPRFHDLRHTWRTNARRSGMDFQIAESILGHQSKARSVSDRYGRIGDEELVNAIDQMTFNHGDTEILVAKDVAGRSSKNSNSVVTGKRSKNKRPHYHVTVFQLFQPVSGRDDWI, from the coding sequence TTGTTCTATGACAAAAAAGGATCTCGTCCACTCGAGCTCGAAACGTTCAAAAATGTTTGGCCACGTGCATGTGATGCTTTGGGGCTGAAAGAACCTTGGCCGCGATTCCATGATCTCAGACACACGTGGCGGACGAACGCACGCCGATCCGGAATGGATTTTCAAATAGCCGAGTCTATTCTTGGACATCAAAGCAAAGCACGATCAGTCAGCGATAGGTACGGCCGAATCGGTGACGAAGAACTAGTGAATGCCATAGATCAGATGACCTTCAACCATGGCGATACGGAAATTCTCGTTGCGAAAGATGTGGCGGGACGTTCGTCAAAAAATAGTAACTCAGTAGTGACTGGAAAGCGGTCCAAAAACAAAAGGCCACATTATCATGTGACCGTGTTTCAACTATTTCAACCGGTTAGTGGTCGGGACGACTGGATTTGA
- a CDS encoding zinc-ribbon domain-containing protein: MAREWHPTKNTDLSPDMVTPGMNKKVWWQCQHGHEWKAVVASRAAGIGCPYCAGKLPSEEHNLAISHPELTKEWHPTRNENLTPFDFTPKSGRKVWWICKREHEWKAPICRRTGGAGCPNCFGTRVTDLNNLAVKFPQIAKQWHPTKNGSLTPHDVKGGSDKKVWWICPEGHEWERRVMHQVRSKICPICALLDREEIS; the protein is encoded by the coding sequence TTGGCGAGGGAGTGGCATCCCACCAAAAATACGGACCTCAGTCCAGATATGGTTACCCCAGGCATGAACAAGAAAGTATGGTGGCAATGCCAGCATGGTCATGAATGGAAAGCTGTGGTCGCCAGCAGAGCAGCTGGAATCGGATGCCCCTATTGCGCTGGGAAACTACCTTCCGAAGAGCACAATCTTGCAATAAGTCATCCTGAATTGACTAAGGAGTGGCATCCGACCAGGAATGAAAATCTCACTCCTTTTGATTTTACGCCAAAAAGTGGAAGAAAAGTGTGGTGGATTTGTAAGAGGGAGCACGAATGGAAAGCCCCTATTTGTAGACGTACGGGAGGGGCGGGATGCCCCAACTGCTTTGGAACGAGAGTGACTGACTTAAACAACTTGGCAGTAAAGTTCCCACAAATAGCAAAGCAATGGCACCCGACTAAGAATGGAAGTTTGACTCCTCACGATGTGAAAGGCGGCAGCGACAAGAAAGTGTGGTGGATCTGCCCTGAAGGCCATGAATGGGAGCGCAGGGTCATGCATCAGGTTCGGAGTAAAATTTGTCCTATCTGTGCTCTGCTTGATCGAGAGGAAATATCCTGA
- a CDS encoding phage integrase, with translation MGRREDLGGDELKQELTFRDACKIFITGPGIHDSPGRWRHELSLANIGAKIGVDRPIKSIWVPELEQYQHDRLTDKVSPATVNRELTTLSKLFSVLIKHRLIDANPVR, from the coding sequence ATGGGGAGAAGGGAAGATTTGGGCGGAGACGAACTCAAACAAGAGCTCACCTTTCGAGATGCATGTAAGATCTTCATAACGGGTCCCGGAATCCATGACAGTCCTGGACGATGGCGCCATGAGCTGTCACTGGCGAACATCGGAGCAAAGATTGGTGTGGACCGCCCGATAAAATCAATTTGGGTACCGGAGCTCGAGCAGTATCAGCATGATCGATTGACAGACAAAGTGAGTCCGGCAACGGTTAATAGGGAACTTACCACACTATCCAAACTCTTTTCGGTTCTGATAAAGCATCGTCTCATTGATGCAAATCCAGTGCGATAA
- a CDS encoding DUF4238 domain-containing protein — protein MTVIKQITRKQHYVPRFYLKSWLIPGLDKVWTYDLYHNKIKNLSPSSIVFENYYYEHDRDFPDNSIEDVLKKMEDKTAPILQEMNSIVQQHPNFSQEKQLTRALQDFLVEEKRKQIKEFAAYQYLRIPGAMERKAYELIPAKIPDEELREQLKPANFVTTGFDYVRNKFFQKLRMLLSCSFDYEFLTSDWPCFDFMHSPYAPALGVDIGNSRGVFLIFPLLPRVLLTLFSRSISPGVLSPPEPIVRPISAGEVRNTNTLTIQQARRWVIYNKNVDFVLKVARNS, from the coding sequence GTGACCGTAATAAAACAAATTACTCGAAAGCAGCATTATGTTCCAAGATTTTATTTGAAATCTTGGCTTATTCCAGGGTTGGATAAGGTGTGGACGTACGATCTCTACCACAATAAGATCAAAAATCTTAGTCCGTCATCCATTGTTTTTGAAAATTACTATTATGAGCACGATAGAGATTTTCCAGACAACTCAATAGAAGACGTTTTGAAAAAAATGGAGGACAAGACCGCCCCAATTTTACAGGAAATGAATAGCATCGTTCAGCAGCACCCGAATTTTTCACAAGAAAAACAACTCACAAGAGCCTTACAGGATTTTCTTGTTGAAGAAAAACGGAAACAAATCAAAGAATTCGCTGCGTACCAATATCTGCGAATCCCAGGAGCAATGGAACGAAAGGCTTACGAGCTTATACCCGCAAAGATTCCAGATGAAGAGCTCAGAGAACAACTCAAACCCGCCAACTTCGTCACCACAGGATTTGACTACGTTAGAAACAAGTTTTTTCAAAAATTGAGAATGCTGCTTTCCTGTTCATTCGATTATGAATTCTTAACATCTGACTGGCCCTGTTTTGATTTTATGCATTCGCCTTATGCACCAGCACTAGGCGTTGATATAGGCAATTCACGAGGCGTTTTTCTCATATTTCCGCTTCTTCCAAGAGTTCTACTGACTCTCTTTTCACGTTCAATTTCCCCAGGTGTGTTGAGCCCACCTGAACCCATAGTAAGACCGATCTCAGCAGGAGAAGTCAGAAATACCAATACCCTGACAATTCAACAAGCAAGACGATGGGTCATATACAACAAGAATGTAGATTTCGTTCTCAAGGTAGCAAGAAACAGCTGA
- a CDS encoding nucleoside 2-deoxyribosyltransferase — MVYLASPLGFSPEWRGYRDKIKTRLVKLGHSVLDPWEQVFHHEIEQAKLINDWPARMKLFWDIAARIGRANEDMIRECHIIRCVLDGLEVDSGVTSEIGFAAGIEKKCYGLRTDFRNCGDFGGIPINLQVIWWIERSGGRLFRGWKR, encoded by the coding sequence ATAGTTTATCTCGCCTCCCCTCTCGGTTTTTCTCCTGAGTGGCGCGGCTATCGAGACAAAATCAAGACAAGACTGGTCAAGCTCGGCCATTCCGTTTTGGATCCCTGGGAGCAAGTCTTTCATCATGAGATTGAGCAGGCAAAGCTGATTAATGATTGGCCGGCACGCATGAAACTGTTCTGGGATATAGCGGCGCGGATTGGCCGAGCAAACGAAGATATGATCCGCGAATGCCACATTATCCGTTGCGTCCTGGACGGTCTTGAAGTCGATTCCGGTGTTACTAGTGAGATTGGCTTTGCCGCTGGAATCGAGAAGAAATGTTACGGGTTACGAACGGATTTCCGAAACTGCGGTGATTTTGGCGGTATTCCGATCAATCTGCAGGTGATTTGGTGGATTGAGCGAAGCGGGGGACGGTTGTTTAGAGGGTGGAAGCGGTGA